From the genome of Thermus albus:
GGTAGAAGAGGGCCCTCTTGAGGTTCAGCCAAAGGCCCACCTTCTCCCCCCGAAACTCCCGGCTTGCCCCCTCCAGGAGGGACCCCATCCCCACCCGGTAGAAGAAGGCCTTGAGAAGGTCGGCGTCTGCCATGCGGCTTTGGATGAGGCTGGCCATGTCCTCCCAAAGCCTCGGAGGGGCCAGGAAAAAGTCGGGCTGAACCTCCTTAAGGTCTTCCCTTAAGGTGGTGGGGTCCTCGGGGAAGTGTACGGTGGAGCCTTCCACCAGGCCCTGGACCACGGTGAGCATCTGCTCCCCGATCCAGGGTAAGGGCAGGTAGCTGAAAACCCAGGCGCCCCTTTGAAAGCCCAAGGCTTCCCGAAGGGCGAAGTGGCCAGCCAAGAGGTTTTCGTGGGAGAGCATGGCCAGCTTGCTCCTTCCCGTGGTGCCCGAGGTGGGGGCGAGAAGGGCGATCTCCTTGGGGTGACGCCTTTTTAAGGCCTCCTCCCCCACCCTGGGGTCCCCAAAGGCTTGGCTGAACCGGCGCACCTTGCCCTGGAAGTGGCGGGACATCCCCGCCTCCTCCCAGACCAGGACGAAGTCCAAAAGGTGCAGATGGGGATAGACCTTGTCCAGTTGCTCCTCGTCGGAAACCACGATCCCCTTGGCCCCGGTGAACTCCAGGAAGTAGCCCACCTCCTCGGGCATGGCGTCGGCGTAGATGCCCATGGGCAAGGCCCCTAGGGTCTGGGCGGCCAGCTCGGCCTCCACCCACTCGGGGGCATTGTGGCCGAGGATGGCCAGGACCTCCCCCTCCCTTAGGCCCAGGGCCCATAGCCCTCCCGCCAGGCTAAGGGTGCGATGCAAAAGGTCCTTCCAGGAGGTCTTCTGCCAGATTCCCAGCCGCTTCACCCGGAGGGCTGGGGCTTCTGGCTCCCGCTGGGCATGCTGGTACAGGTAGGCAAGAAGCGTCCCTTCCATAGCGCCTCAAGTTTGCCCCAGGTAGGCTTCCGCCACCTTGGGATCCTGGCGCACCCCTTGGGGAGGGCCATGGTAGAGCACCTCCCCGTAGGAGAGGACCAGGACTCTGTCGGAAAGCTCCAGGACTGCCCTTAGGTCGTGCTCCACCCAGAGGAGGGTTACCCCCCACTCCTCCCGGGCGTCCAGGAGAAACCGGGCCAGGTCCTGCTTCTCCTCCAAGGAAAGCCCGGCCATGGGCTCGTCCAGGAGGAGGAGTTTGGGTCGGCTGGCCAGGGCCCGGGCTACCTCCACCCGCTTTTGCAACCCATAGGGAAGCATGCCCGCAGGGGCGTGGCGGAAGGGGGAGAGGTGGAGGTAGTCCAGGACTTCCTCGGCCCAGGCCCTAAGTTGCCATTCCCGCTCGGCCCGGGGTAGGGCCAGGGGGTAGGCGGGCAGGGCCAGCTCGGCCCCTAGCTTCACGTTTTCCAAAACGCTCATGCCCCGGAAGATCTCCAGGCCCTGGAAGGTGCGGGCTAGGCCCATGCGGGCCCTATCCTGGGGGCTTTTCCCCCGCAGGTTTTGGCCCAGGAAGACCACCTCGCCCTTGTCGGGCTCATACACCCCGGAAAGCACGTTCAGAAGCGTGGTTTTCCCAGCCCCATTGGGCCCGATCACCGCGAAGAACTCGCCTTCGGCTACGCTGAACTCCACGCCCACCAGGGCCTTCACCCCCTTGAAGGAGAGGTGGAGGTTCTTAGCCTCGAGGATCACACCCACCGCTTCCTCCTTCGGTAACGCTTGGCTTGGCGGAAGCCTACCTCCTCCTTGCCTAGGTAGAACTCCATCACGTCCTGGTCTTCCTGGGCGGCTTGGGCGTCGCCTTCAAACACCACCCGGCCCCGCTCCAACACATAGACGCGGTCCACGATGGCCAGGGCTGCCCGGGCGTTTTGCTCCACCAGGAGGAGGCTCAGTTTTTTCTCCTTTCTCAGGGCGTCCAAGGTGCGCATCACTTCCTCCACCAGCTTAGGGGCGAGGCCCAAGGAGGGCTCGTCCACCACCAAGACCTTGGGGCGGGTGAGGAGGGCCATACCCAAAAGGAGCATCTGTTGCTCGCCTCCCGAGAGGTAACCCGCCTGTTCGTGGCGACGCTCGTAAAGCCTGGGGAAGCGGGCGAAGACCTCCTCCATGCCCTCCTTCAGCTCCCGGGAGGAAAGGCGATGGCCGGCGGCCACCAGGTTTTCAATGGGGGTCAGGTACCGGAAGAGGGGGCGCCCCTCGAGGACCGCGGTAAGCCCAAGGCCCGTGATGCGCACCGGATCCAGGTGGGTGGCCTCCTGGCCAAAGAGGCGGACGTGCCCATCCAGCACCCGCCCCTCAAACTTGGGAAGAAGCCCTGCCACCGCCCGCACCAAGGAACTCTTGCCCGCCCCGTTGGGCCCCAGGAGGGCCACCGCTTCCCCTTCCCTTACCTCCAGGGAAACCCCATCCAGGGCCAGGATCACTCCGCGGTAGACCACCTTCAGGTTCTCCACCGAAAGCATCACACCCTCTCAATCTGGCGTTCGCCCAAGAGGCCATATGGCCGCACCATAAGTACCAGAAGCACCACCACGAAGGGCAGGGCTTCGGTGAAGCCCGGAAGGAGGGGTTCCAGGTAGCGTCCGGAAAGGGCCTCGAGGACCCCCAGGAGGAACCCCGCCAACAAGGCCCCTCCCACCGAGTCCAACCCGCCCAAGATGGCCACGGGGAAGACCTTAAGCCCAAAGAAAACCAGGTTATGCCCTACCCCGCTGGCCACGGCCAGGAGGGCTCCGGCCAGGGTGGCGAGGAGGGCGGAGATTCCCCAAACCCCCGCCAGGATCCGGGTGGTGGGGATGCCCAGGGCCAGGGCCGCCACCTCCCGCTCGGAGATGGCCCGCACCAGGACTCCATAGCGGCTTTTCCTGAGGAGCCAAAGGAGGCCGAATCCCAGGGGCAAGGCCAGAAGGAGGTTCCAGACAGCCCGGGAGGGTACGAAGGTGTCCCCTAGCTGGAAGCCCAGCTGGGGAAGTTCCCCCTGGAGGTACTTGAGGTCCGGTCCCCACAGGAGCTGCACCCCGCCATCCAGGGCTGCGGCCAACCCGATGGTGGCCATGATCACCGCCACCACGTTCCGCCCCAAAAGCGGCCGCACAAAACCCCGCTCCACCAGGAGTCCAAAGAGAAAGGCCATGGGCAGGGCAGCCAGCATGGCCAGGGGGAGGGGCAGAAAAAGGGCGAAGGTGTAGGTGAGGTAAGCCCCTACTAGCAGGAACTCCCCGATGGCGAAGTTCACCACGCTGGTGGCCCGGTATACCAGGACGAAGCCTAGAGCCAGAAGGCCGTAAAGGGCCCCGTTGGCCAGGCCGCCGATGAGGTACGGTAAAAGGTCAGACATGGGCGTGTAGCAAGGCCCCCAGGTGCGGCCACCTAGGTGCGGGATAGGGGCTAGGCCAGTTTGATCCAGTCGGTGATGGCGTTGAAGCGGCCGTCCTTCACGCTAGCCCGGTAGAGTTTGGTGTAGGGAAGGCGATGGTTTACGAACTGGAAGTTATGCAAGAGCCCCAGGCCGTTGTAGTCCCCAAGTTTCTCCAGGTATTCCACCACCCCGGCCCGGGTCAGCTTGCCCGCACCCGCTGCCCGGCGCATGGCCTCGGCGATGGCCAGGGCCACCGCCAGGCTGCCCATGTAGTAGGTGGGGCGGTAGGAAATGTCGCGCCCCTTTTTCTGCCGGAACTTCCGCATCTCGTCCACGGCCGGCACCAGGGTGTCGTACCAGTAGGCGTTATGGTAAGTGACGGTGAACCCCTCGGCAGCGGGACCGGCCCGCTGGATCAGGGCCAGCTCCGCCGAGTAATACGTGCCCATAAACTGCGCCTTCAAGCCCTGTTCCCGAGCGGTGCGCAGGATCAGGGGTTCGGCGGAGAGGGCGTAGCCCTGGAGGATCACGAAGTCGGGGTTGGCCCGGCGCAGGTTCAAGACGATGGGGGTGGCGTCGGTGAAGGCGGGAGGGGTTACCTCCTCGTGGACCACCTCCATGCCCAAGGCCTTGGCCCTTTCCTTGGCGTAGGGGATGGGGTCGCGGCCGAACTCGGTGTTGGAGTAGACCAAGGCGATCTTAGCCCGGCCCTTCTGTAGACGGATCTGCCTTAGGAGGGCTTCCATCATGTCGTTGTAGGTGGGGCCGAAGACGAAGATGGTGGGGTAGGTCTTGGGGTCGGCCAGTTCGTTGGCGAAACTGGTGGCGGAGTAGGGTAGGTTCATGCGGGCGATCTCCGGGGCCAAGGCCTTGGAAAGGCCGGTGGAATCGCCGTAGACAAAGAGGAGCTCCTCGGGCCGCTCCCGGGACACCACCCGGTTGAAGGCAGCGGTGCCCTTAGCCACGTCGTAGCCGGTATCCTCTACAATGAGCTCCAGTTTGCGGCCGCCAACGCCCCCCAGGACCTCGTTCACGTAGTCCACCCCATCCACGAAGCCTTCGCGTCCGGCGTTACCGGCGAAGGCGAAGGGACCGGTGAGGGGAAGGAGGGTGGCCAGCTTCACCGGCCGCGCTTGCGCGGTGGCGATGTAGGGCATGCCCACCGCAGCCAAGGTACCCACACCCAGCTTCTGCAAGAACTCCCTGCGTTTCATCGTGCGCCTCCTTTCGGGTTGTACTCGGTGAAACGATACCATGCCCGAGGCTACCCGGCAAGTCCTCCGGGAAGGTCTAGGATGAAAGCATGCGTTGGCACGCCGTTTACCGCCGCTTCGTCCTAGGCCGCCATTACCGCTTTGCCCGGGAGGCCTTGGTCCCACATTTCTTTGACGCCCTGACCGCCTATGCCCTGGAGCTTTCCCGGCTGGGCATTCCCAAGGCGGGGGAGGCGGTGGCGGCCTTGAGGGAGCTCCGCACCCTCCCGCTTCCCAGCTTCACCGGGGAGGTGGAGGATGTGTTCTTTTCCATCTACGCCCAACTTTCCGAGCACTGGGGGGAGGAGGTGGCGGGGGCCATCCGCCGGGGGCTTTCCCGCAACGACCTGGACCTTACCGTCTTCCGCGCTTACCTCAGGGACCGGGTGGTGGCCTTGCTGGGGGACTTCCTGCGCCTGCGGGAAATGGTCTTGCAGGTGGCGCAATCCCACGCCGGGGTGCCCTTGGTCCTTCGCACCCACCACCAGCCGGCCCAGCCCTCCACCTTAGACCATTACCTCCTGGGGATAGCGGCGCTTTTGGAGAGGGATTTCCGCCGGCTAAGAAGGGCTTTGGATACCCTGGACCGCTCTCCTTTGG
Proteins encoded in this window:
- a CDS encoding AMP-binding protein, whose protein sequence is MEGTLLAYLYQHAQREPEAPALRVKRLGIWQKTSWKDLLHRTLSLAGGLWALGLREGEVLAILGHNAPEWVEAELAAQTLGALPMGIYADAMPEEVGYFLEFTGAKGIVVSDEEQLDKVYPHLHLLDFVLVWEEAGMSRHFQGKVRRFSQAFGDPRVGEEALKRRHPKEIALLAPTSGTTGRSKLAMLSHENLLAGHFALREALGFQRGAWVFSYLPLPWIGEQMLTVVQGLVEGSTVHFPEDPTTLREDLKEVQPDFFLAPPRLWEDMASLIQSRMADADLLKAFFYRVGMGSLLEGASREFRGEKVGLWLNLKRALFYPLIARPLRARLGLAACRIAVTGGAPLGPEVFTFFRALGLDIRQVYGQSETAAATTAHATGDAPPETVGPPLPHTEVRISEEGEILVKGPQAFQGYFRQEKATEESFTEDGFFRTGDAGFFDERGHLVILGRVKEVGALLDGTRFAPQFLENRLKYSPYIREAVVLGHGKPFVTALIELDPENVQNWARRRGIPFTTYLSLTERPEVRALIAEEIRMVNKTLPEKLRIQRFAILPKELHPDDEEITRTRKVRRQVVEARYGPVIQALYGEGGRVEVVLPIRYLEGEGRLEATLEVQEV
- a CDS encoding ABC transporter ATP-binding protein, yielding MLSVENLKVVYRGVILALDGVSLEVREGEAVALLGPNGAGKSSLVRAVAGLLPKFEGRVLDGHVRLFGQEATHLDPVRITGLGLTAVLEGRPLFRYLTPIENLVAAGHRLSSRELKEGMEEVFARFPRLYERRHEQAGYLSGGEQQMLLLGMALLTRPKVLVVDEPSLGLAPKLVEEVMRTLDALRKEKKLSLLLVEQNARAALAIVDRVYVLERGRVVFEGDAQAAQEDQDVMEFYLGKEEVGFRQAKRYRRRKRWV
- a CDS encoding branched-chain amino acid ABC transporter permease, which translates into the protein MSDLLPYLIGGLANGALYGLLALGFVLVYRATSVVNFAIGEFLLVGAYLTYTFALFLPLPLAMLAALPMAFLFGLLVERGFVRPLLGRNVVAVIMATIGLAAALDGGVQLLWGPDLKYLQGELPQLGFQLGDTFVPSRAVWNLLLALPLGFGLLWLLRKSRYGVLVRAISEREVAALALGIPTTRILAGVWGISALLATLAGALLAVASGVGHNLVFFGLKVFPVAILGGLDSVGGALLAGFLLGVLEALSGRYLEPLLPGFTEALPFVVVLLVLMVRPYGLLGERQIERV
- a CDS encoding ABC transporter substrate-binding protein, which gives rise to MKRREFLQKLGVGTLAAVGMPYIATAQARPVKLATLLPLTGPFAFAGNAGREGFVDGVDYVNEVLGGVGGRKLELIVEDTGYDVAKGTAAFNRVVSRERPEELLFVYGDSTGLSKALAPEIARMNLPYSATSFANELADPKTYPTIFVFGPTYNDMMEALLRQIRLQKGRAKIALVYSNTEFGRDPIPYAKERAKALGMEVVHEEVTPPAFTDATPIVLNLRRANPDFVILQGYALSAEPLILRTAREQGLKAQFMGTYYSAELALIQRAGPAAEGFTVTYHNAYWYDTLVPAVDEMRKFRQKKGRDISYRPTYYMGSLAVALAIAEAMRRAAGAGKLTRAGVVEYLEKLGDYNGLGLLHNFQFVNHRLPYTKLYRASVKDGRFNAITDWIKLA